DNA from Arthrobacter sp. SLBN-112:
CTGGAGCACTCCTGAGGCGGCTGTGTCCGGGCAGCGCAGCAGCGATGACCACATGAACCTGAAGTGGCTGGACTCCTCGGGCGGCCGGGTGTTCGCGGCCATCAAGACGTCGTACACGTCCGCGTCGCAGCCGCTGATCCAGCTGCTGGCCCTCAGCGGCACCACATGGTCCGCGCACACGATCGCCACCGTGGCGGAGTGCCCCAACCGGGTGATTGTCATGATTGACGAGAGCACCCAAAAGCTGCGTACCTTCGCCACCTATCCAAAGCCGTCCGGCACTGCCGACGCCGGTGTCTGCACCAGCTCCGGCGGTGCGGTTTACGAAAAGTCCACACCGCTGGACAAGATCAGCTTTACCACCACCAAGACTGCCCGCATCGTCGATGCCGACCAGTTTGTTCACAACGTGACGTCGACGAAGCAGAACGTCAACAGTGCGGCGTGGGGCACGGTGGACAGCGGCCTGTTGCTGCTTGCAGACGTTAACGCCACAAGCCAGTACTGGCACTACTACGATCCCACGGGCGGGGGAAGTGACATCACGGCTCCGACCGTGACCGCCACGTCACCCGCTGCCGGTGCCACCGGTGTAGCGGTGACGGCCAATGTAACAGGGACGTTCTCGGAGGGCATTGACGCCTCCACGGTCACATCGGGCACCTTTACGCTGACCAACGGGACGACGCCCGTGACAGCGACCGTGTCCTACGGCGTCTCTGGCAAAGTTGCAGCCCTCGACCCTGGTGCGGACCTTGCAGCGGCTACCGAGTACACAGCGACGATCAAGGGCGGTACCAGTGGTGTGAAGGATATTGCCGGCAACGCCCTGGCCGCGGACAAGACCTGGACCTTCACCACGGCCGCGCCTCCGCCCGCGCAGACTCCCATCGCTGAGAAGGCAGCCTCACTGAACGGCGCTCTTGGTTCAGCCACCACGGCAGAGGTGTACGGCCTGAAGGACAACGGCGCGTACCAGTGTTTTGAACGCGGTTGCATTCTCTGGTCGCCGGCAACAGGGGCGCATGTTTCAACTGGCCCGATCCGTGGGTTGTGGGCGGCTACAGGGTATGAAAACGGCAGGCTCGGATACCCGGTCACCGACGTGGTTGGCGGGCTCCGGGACGGCGGATCGTTCCAGAACTACCAGGGCGGTGCGATCATCTGGTCCCCGGCAACAGGGGCGCATGTTTCAACTGGCCCGATCCGGGGTTCGTGGGCGGCCACAGGGTATGAAAACGGCAGGCTCGGATACCCGGTCACCGATGAGATTGGCGGGCTCCGGGACGGCGGATCGTTCCAGAACTACCAGGGCGGTGCGATCATCTGGTCCCCGGCAACAGGGGCGCATGTTTCAACTGGCCCGATCCGGGGTTCGTGGGCGGCCACAGGGTATGAAAACGGCAGGCTCGGATACCCGGTCACCGATGAGATTGGCGGGCTCAAGGACGGCGGTTCGTTCCAGAACTACCAGGGCGGCGCAATCATGTGGTCGCCGGCAACAGGGGCCCACATCTCCGTCGGGGCCATCCGAACAATCTGGGCCTCCACAGGCTTTGAATCAGGTCGGCTTGGCTACCCCACAAGTGATGAATACAAGACGGGGAACGACGGAAGCGTGGCCCAGAACTATCAAGGTGGCATCATCCACGTGAGCCCGGGCGGCGCCTATATCTCCTGGTCGTAGGGACCAGACTCCAGTGACTTGGTAACGTGTGCCGCATGCCCATCAAACTGGAGAACATCGGCATTGCTGTCCGGGACCTGGAAGCGGCCATAGCGTTCTTTGCCGACCTCGGTCTCACTGTCCTGGGCCGCCAGACCGTCAGTGGAGAGTGGGCCGACACGGCCGTAGGCCTCGATGGCAACCATGCCAAAATCGCCATGCTTCAGACACCGGACGGCCAGGGCCGGCTCGAGCTGTTCGAGTACATCCACCCCGAAGCGATCGAAACTCTGCCCACCCTGCCCAATGAGATCGGCATGCACCGCGTTGCCTTCTCTGTGGACGACATCGACGCCGCACTGGAAATTGCGGCCAGGCACGGTTGCCACCCCCTGCGCGGGGTGGCGACCTACGAAGACGTCTACAAGCTCACCTACGTCCGGGGACCGAGCGGAATTATTGTCATGCTTGCCGAGGAACTGAAGAAGGGCTGACCGCCTGCTGCAATATACTCCGAACATGCCCAAGAAGCACCCAGCCCTTAATGCCCATCGGTCCGTTGCTGTACTGTGCGGAGGCCAACTGTGAGCGGCGGTCTCGTTGCCCTGCTCGACGACGTTGCGGCTCTGGCCCGCATCGCGGCAGCATCAGTCGACGACGTCGCCGCCGGCGCCGCCAAGGCAGGGGCCAAGGCCGCCGGCGTAGTCATCGACGACGCCGCTGTTACCCCGCAGTATGTGTCCGGCTCGGACCCGTCCCGTGAACTGCCGATGATCAAGAAGATCTTCTGGGGCTCCATCCGGAACAAGCTGCTGATTATCCTGCCGGCGCTGTTGCTCATCAGCACGTTCGTCCCCTGGGTAATCCCGTTCATCCTCATGCTGGGCGGCACCTACCTCTGCTACGAGGGCGCCGAGAAGGTCTGGCACAAGCTCCGCGGCAGTCACCATGAGGACGAGGACTCCCCGGCGGTGGAACGCGGACACGATGCAGAGGCCAAGGTGGTCAAAGGCGCCATCACCACAGACTTCATCCTGTCCTGCGAAATCATGGTCATCTCCATGAACGAGGTGGCCACCGAGTCGATCTGGGTCCGTGCGTTCATCCTGGTCCTGGTGGCCTTCGCCATTACTGTGCTCGTGTACGGGGCCGTCGCCCTGATCGTCAAGATGGACGACATCGGCCTGCACCTGGCCGCGAAGGACTCTCCGCGTGCCAAGCGCTTCGGGCATCTGCTGGTCAGGGGAATGCCCGCCGTGCTTGCTGCGATTACCTTCGTAGGAACTGTCGCCATGCTTTGGGTCGGCGGCCACATCATGGTGCAGGGGGTGCACGACCTGGGCTGGCACGCACCCTATGACCTGATCCATGCACTCGAGCACCCGGTAGCCGGCGTGGCGGTTGTCGGCGGCTTCCTGGCCTGGCTCGTCGACACCCTGTGCTCCGCAGTTATCGGGCTCGCCTGGGGGCTCGTCGTCCTGGCCATCGTGGGCCCGCTGCTGAAAGTGCTGCCGTTCGGCAAGGCGAACGGCGGACACAAAGAGGCCACCGCTCCGGCCGGGAACGCCGGTCACGGGCCCGACGAGCACACAGACTGAGACGTGGCATCCGCTGCGCGTTTCAGAACGCGTAGCGGATGCGGCAGTAGGGAGCAATGTCCTGGATGAGCCCCGTCAACTGCCGCACGTAGCCCGCCTTGGCACGTGACCGGTAGCGGACGTTGTTGAAACCATTGGACGAGGTCTTCGACTCCTGAAGATCGGGACGCCACAGGACGTTTTCGGCCTGCGGATGCCAGCCCAGGTTGACCTGGTGCAGTTGCTCGTTGTGCGTCAGGAAAATGACCTCCGCGGCCAGCTGTGCCTTGGCTGCCGGCGTCAGGGTTGCGTCGAGCTGGCGCAGCAGTTGCTCCCAGTCCGCGAGCCAGGTGTCCGTGACAATGACGGGGGAGAAGTTCACATGCACCTGGTACCCGCCGGCAACGAAGTCGTTGATGGCTGCCATTCGTTCCGCCACCGGTGAGGTCCGGACGTCGACGGACTTCGCCAGGTCTGCGGGCATCAGCGAAAATCGGATCCGGGTATGCCCGCCATGATTCCAGCGCAGCATTGCCGGGTTGACGAACTTGGTGGCAAAGGACAGCCTGGCGTTGGGTAGTTCGCGGAAGAGCGTGACGAGATCCTCCACGTTGTCGCTGATCAGCGCATCAACCGAACAGTCGCTGTTCTCGCCGATGTCGTAGACCCACAGCTCCGGGTCGCACTGATTGGGCTCCAGCTTCAGCCCCTGGCGGGTGGCGTGCCGCTCGAGCGTCGCGGCGATCTGGTCGATATTGGCGAACACGGTAACGGGGTTGCTGTACCCTTTGTGCCGCGGCACGTAGCAGTAGGCACACGCCATGGCGCACCCGTTCGCCGTGGAGGGCGCGATGAAGTCCGCTGACCGGCCGTTCGGCTTGACGGACAGGGACTTCTTGACGCCGAGAACCAGCGCCTCCGTTTTGATCCGTGACCAGCGCGGGACGTTGGCTTCATCACCATGGACGTCTGGGATGTTCCAATGGTTTTCAACCAGTACGACGTCGGCATCCGGCCAGCGTGCCACAACCTCCTGGCCCCTGGGCAGCTCCAAGGCGGCCGCCTGGGCGTAGATGCGCCGGATTTGGAACAGCCGATCGAACTCCATGACGACATTCTCCATGACCCTCCTGAGCAGCAGGCCGCGTTAAGCCCACGGCATCAGCAGGAAACCTCGCGCCGCATGCTGTTGTTGAAAATTGGCTGCCCTGCCGGACGGTAGACTGGATTGTGCCGTTCTCCGGCCACTCTGCCCTGGCGTCCCTTCGTACTATGTGCGCGGACCGTGGCGTTCCCTGTTGTGAAAGGCCTTACCTGCTGTGATTACTGTCCAGGATCTCGAACTGCGTGCCGGTGCCCGGCTCCTGATGGACCAGGTGAGCTTCCGCATCGATAAAGGGGACAAGATCGGCCTGGTGGGCCGCAACGGCGCGGGCAAGACTACCCTGACGCGTGTCCTTGCAGGCGAGGGCCTTCCCGCCGCCGGCAAGGTGACCCGCAGCGGAGAAATCGGCTACCTGCCGCAGGACCCCCGCACGCCGGACATGGAGCAGCTGGCACGCGACCGGATCCTCTCCGCCCGCGGCCTGGACATCGTCGTCGGGAAGCTCCGGAAAGCGCATGACGAAATGGCCAGCGAAGATGCGGACGTCCAGCGCAAGGCCATGAACCGGTACGACCGGCTGGAGTCCGAATTCCTCGCAGCCGGCGGGTATGCCGCCGAGGCCGAGGCTGCCTCAATCTGTTCCAACCTGGCCCTCCCTGACCGCCTGTTGAACCAGCCGCTCAAAACGCTGTCAGGCGGCCAGCGGCGCCGCGTGGAGCTCGCCCGCATCCTCTATTCCGATGCGGAAACGATGCTCCTGGACGAACCCACCAACCACCTGGACGCCGATTCCATCGCCTGGCTGCGTGACTTCCTGAAGAATCACCAGGGCGGCCTCATCGTCATCAGCCACGACACCGACCTGCTGGAAGCCACCGTCAACAAGGTATTCCTGCTGGACGCCAACCGCGCCCAGATCGACTTTTACAACATGGACTGGAAGCGGTACCTCCTGCAGCGGGAGACGGACGAGCGGGCCCGGAAGCGTGAACGCGCCAACGCGGAGAAGAAGGCACAGGTCCTCATGGACCAGGCCAACAAGATGAGGGCGAAGGCCACCAAGGCCGTCGCCGCGCAGAACATGGCCAAGCGTGCCGAGCGTCTGCTCAGCGGCCTGGAAGCCGTCCGTGAGCAGGACCGCGTGGCGGCGCTGCGGTTCCCCGATCCGTCACCCTGCGGCAAGACCCCGCTTACCGCGGACGGGCTCAGCAAGTCGTACGGCTCACTGGAAATCTTCACCGACGTGGACCTGGCCATCGACCGCGGTTCCAAGGTGGTCATCCTGGGCCTCAACGGTGCCGGCAAGACCACGCTGCTGCGCATGCTCGCCGGCGTGGACGCCCCGGACACCGGCGAGGTCATCCCCGGCCACGGCCTGAAGGTGGGCTACTACGCCCAGGAACACGAAACCCTGGACCACGACCGTACGGTTCTCGAGAACATGCGCTCCGCGGCGCCGGACATGAAGGACGCTGAGGTGCGCGGCATCCTGGGCTCATTCCTGTTCTCGGGTGACGACGTCGACAAGCCCGCCGGCGTTCTCTCCGGCGGCGAGAAGACGCGCCTGGCCCTGGCCACCATCGTGGCCTCCAGCGCCAACGTCCTCCTCCTCGACGAGCCCACCAACAACCTCGACCCCGCCAGCCGCGCCGAGATCCTTGGCGCCCTGCGCAACTACACCGGCGCCGTGGTCCTGGTCAGCCACGACGAAGGCGCTGTTGAAGCGCTGAACCCCGAACGCGTGGTCATGCTTCCCGACGGCGTTGAGGACCTCTGGAACGAGGACTACCTGGACCTGATCACCCTGGCCTAGCCTGCACAGACTGTCAGCAGCGGTTCCGTCGCGAACTGTCAGAGGCGCTCGAAGACCATCGTTGCCTGGATGCGGTCACCGCCGCCGATCATTCCCAGGGCTGGAGCTCTCCTGTGGGCCTGGGCAGGAGGATTTGAGGGTATCGGCCTACCGCCTTCCGTTCAGCGCACCTTCAGTTCCAGAGCCCCGGTAATCCGGAGCAGGGCCTGGTAGGTGATGCTGAACATTGCTGTGTGCTCTCCCGCTCCGGCCCAGAGGAGTTCGTGGTCCTGGAGGCTCAAGTCCAGCAGTGTCCTGATCTTTCTCGGGTGCCCGACCGGCGCGACGCCGCCTACCTGCTGGCCTGTATGTTCGAGGACGAAGTCGGGGGAGGCGCGGCGGATCCTGCCGCGACCCAACTGCCCAGCCACCAGCTTGGTGTCCACGCGGGCTGCGCCGCTGGCGAGGATCAACAAAGGCTCGCCGCTGAGATCGAAGACCAGGCTGTTGGTGATTGCGGCAAGGTCACATGCCAGCGCCTCCGAAGCCGCGGATGCCGTGGGTACACCGTCAGGGAAGATGCGTACCGTATCGCCAACGCCGGCCTCCAGCAGGGCTGAGCGTACCAACGCGACCGGGCCGCCGTCGTACTCCATGCCCTAGTACCCCTGCGCGTCCAGGAGGGCGTCTTCTTCTTCCTCCGCTGTCGCCTTCTTCCGCTTGCGCGGCGGGGCGGACCGACGGCGGGCGGCAGGGACGGCTGAATGGACGGCGCCGTCCGGCAGCGTTTCCTCTTCGTCCTCTGCGTCGATCGCTGCATTCCGGGCCTGCTGACGGGCCGCGTAGCCGAAGCCGACGAACATGAGCACACCGAACGCGAACCACTGCAGCGAATAGGACAGGTGCGTCCCCTCGTCGGTGGACGGCTTGGGGAACGCCACGGGCATGTCGGCGGACGGAGGCGTTTCCGACGCAAGCTGGCCGTAGGCGCCCGTAAGCAGCGGATAGCCCAGCTGGGCGGCGTAGGTGGGCAGGTCAATGGACGCGAGCTGGCCTTCGGGCGCCCCGCGCTGAAGTTCCGGCTCGCCATGCTTCAGGCGGACGACGGCGGTGACCTCACCGGAGGGGGGTGCCGGCACCGAATCCGGGCTCCCCGGATTCCTGTTTCCGATGGGCAGCCAGCCGCGGTCGATGACCACCGTTTCGCCGGTGGTGAGGCGGAAGGGGACCACCACCTCGTACCCGGGCTGGCCGTTCAGGGGCCGGTTGCGGACAACCCGCTGGCCAGCCGCATCGTAGGAGCCCTTCAGCTCAACCTGGGTCCACTCCTTGGCCGGGTCAAGCTGGTTGAACTGGTCCCGTGCCTGGGCAAAGGGGATGGGGGTGGCCGAGTAATTGCTGACCACCCGGTTGATCTCGGCCAGCGTCTCCGCACGCCGGTCCATCTGCCAGCGGCCCAAAAATACGCACGCGGCGGCAAAGATCGCGGCCAGCAGGAGATAGCCCAGCCATTTGCTGGAAAAGAGGAACCGGTACATTCAGATGTCCTGCGCCAAGGCACCGGATACCCGGCTGTCCCCGAGCGGCACGGTTTCCTTCCATAGGCCACGTGTTTGAAGGTAATCCTCAAGCCACTCGCGATGGTCTCCGCACGCAAGCCAGGTCTTGCGGCGCTCGGGGGTATGGATCTTCGGGTTGTTCCACAGAAGCTGCCACGAGGCCTGCGACCGGCACGCCTTGCGGGAGCAGACAGCAGCAGATTCGCTCATCGTGGAGCCGGTTCCCGCGGCGAAGTCGAAAATACTCATGATGCCTTCCGCTCCTGCCCGGTTGGTGTTTCGTCG
Protein-coding regions in this window:
- a CDS encoding Ig-like domain-containing protein, translating into MFVAFCAVVVPIPASADTGDVGVAGPSHSGTGTPTGTKRATSVLWFNDGSWWGNLWDSATSDFHIFRFNAGTSSWVDTGMATDGRADTHHDVLWDGKTLYVASYKFVDDELPAEPNFPSTMRRYSYDSDTGKYTLLGSSQINNSKVEVLTIDKDSTGRVWSSWQEDNRIYLNVTATDGKTWGTPFQVPGSMSNVSVDDTSAVIAFDGKIGVMWSRQVGDSTDGMYWSYHVDGASNTAWSTPEAAVSGQRSSDDHMNLKWLDSSGGRVFAAIKTSYTSASQPLIQLLALSGTTWSAHTIATVAECPNRVIVMIDESTQKLRTFATYPKPSGTADAGVCTSSGGAVYEKSTPLDKISFTTTKTARIVDADQFVHNVTSTKQNVNSAAWGTVDSGLLLLADVNATSQYWHYYDPTGGGSDITAPTVTATSPAAGATGVAVTANVTGTFSEGIDASTVTSGTFTLTNGTTPVTATVSYGVSGKVAALDPGADLAAATEYTATIKGGTSGVKDIAGNALAADKTWTFTTAAPPPAQTPIAEKAASLNGALGSATTAEVYGLKDNGAYQCFERGCILWSPATGAHVSTGPIRGLWAATGYENGRLGYPVTDVVGGLRDGGSFQNYQGGAIIWSPATGAHVSTGPIRGSWAATGYENGRLGYPVTDEIGGLRDGGSFQNYQGGAIIWSPATGAHVSTGPIRGSWAATGYENGRLGYPVTDEIGGLKDGGSFQNYQGGAIMWSPATGAHISVGAIRTIWASTGFESGRLGYPTSDEYKTGNDGSVAQNYQGGIIHVSPGGAYISWS
- a CDS encoding VOC family protein gives rise to the protein MPIKLENIGIAVRDLEAAIAFFADLGLTVLGRQTVSGEWADTAVGLDGNHAKIAMLQTPDGQGRLELFEYIHPEAIETLPTLPNEIGMHRVAFSVDDIDAALEIAARHGCHPLRGVATYEDVYKLTYVRGPSGIIVMLAEELKKG
- a CDS encoding DUF808 domain-containing protein; translation: MSGGLVALLDDVAALARIAAASVDDVAAGAAKAGAKAAGVVIDDAAVTPQYVSGSDPSRELPMIKKIFWGSIRNKLLIILPALLLISTFVPWVIPFILMLGGTYLCYEGAEKVWHKLRGSHHEDEDSPAVERGHDAEAKVVKGAITTDFILSCEIMVISMNEVATESIWVRAFILVLVAFAITVLVYGAVALIVKMDDIGLHLAAKDSPRAKRFGHLLVRGMPAVLAAITFVGTVAMLWVGGHIMVQGVHDLGWHAPYDLIHALEHPVAGVAVVGGFLAWLVDTLCSAVIGLAWGLVVLAIVGPLLKVLPFGKANGGHKEATAPAGNAGHGPDEHTD
- a CDS encoding spore photoproduct lyase family protein translates to MEFDRLFQIRRIYAQAAALELPRGQEVVARWPDADVVLVENHWNIPDVHGDEANVPRWSRIKTEALVLGVKKSLSVKPNGRSADFIAPSTANGCAMACAYCYVPRHKGYSNPVTVFANIDQIAATLERHATRQGLKLEPNQCDPELWVYDIGENSDCSVDALISDNVEDLVTLFRELPNARLSFATKFVNPAMLRWNHGGHTRIRFSLMPADLAKSVDVRTSPVAERMAAINDFVAGGYQVHVNFSPVIVTDTWLADWEQLLRQLDATLTPAAKAQLAAEVIFLTHNEQLHQVNLGWHPQAENVLWRPDLQESKTSSNGFNNVRYRSRAKAGYVRQLTGLIQDIAPYCRIRYAF
- a CDS encoding ABC-F family ATP-binding cassette domain-containing protein, giving the protein MITVQDLELRAGARLLMDQVSFRIDKGDKIGLVGRNGAGKTTLTRVLAGEGLPAAGKVTRSGEIGYLPQDPRTPDMEQLARDRILSARGLDIVVGKLRKAHDEMASEDADVQRKAMNRYDRLESEFLAAGGYAAEAEAASICSNLALPDRLLNQPLKTLSGGQRRRVELARILYSDAETMLLDEPTNHLDADSIAWLRDFLKNHQGGLIVISHDTDLLEATVNKVFLLDANRAQIDFYNMDWKRYLLQRETDERARKRERANAEKKAQVLMDQANKMRAKATKAVAAQNMAKRAERLLSGLEAVREQDRVAALRFPDPSPCGKTPLTADGLSKSYGSLEIFTDVDLAIDRGSKVVILGLNGAGKTTLLRMLAGVDAPDTGEVIPGHGLKVGYYAQEHETLDHDRTVLENMRSAAPDMKDAEVRGILGSFLFSGDDVDKPAGVLSGGEKTRLALATIVASSANVLLLDEPTNNLDPASRAEILGALRNYTGAVVLVSHDEGAVEALNPERVVMLPDGVEDLWNEDYLDLITLA
- a CDS encoding YbaK/EbsC family protein; the encoded protein is MEYDGGPVALVRSALLEAGVGDTVRIFPDGVPTASAASEALACDLAAITNSLVFDLSGEPLLILASGAARVDTKLVAGQLGRGRIRRASPDFVLEHTGQQVGGVAPVGHPRKIRTLLDLSLQDHELLWAGAGEHTAMFSITYQALLRITGALELKVR
- a CDS encoding SURF1 family cytochrome oxidase biogenesis protein, yielding MYRFLFSSKWLGYLLLAAIFAAACVFLGRWQMDRRAETLAEINRVVSNYSATPIPFAQARDQFNQLDPAKEWTQVELKGSYDAAGQRVVRNRPLNGQPGYEVVVPFRLTTGETVVIDRGWLPIGNRNPGSPDSVPAPPSGEVTAVVRLKHGEPELQRGAPEGQLASIDLPTYAAQLGYPLLTGAYGQLASETPPSADMPVAFPKPSTDEGTHLSYSLQWFAFGVLMFVGFGYAARQQARNAAIDAEDEEETLPDGAVHSAVPAARRRSAPPRKRKKATAEEEEDALLDAQGY